The Nicotiana tabacum cultivar K326 chromosome 14, ASM71507v2, whole genome shotgun sequence genome contains a region encoding:
- the LOC142168783 gene encoding uncharacterized protein LOC142168783, with translation MMPLSIYKKLGIGRARPISMLLQLADRMVKRPSGILDDVLVQVGKFVFPTDFVILDCKVDEEIPIILGRSFFATGRALIDCETGELKMRLNNGEITFNVQKSMRQPGEFPNCSL, from the coding sequence ATGATGCCATTGTCTATCTATAAAAagttaggcattggaagagcaaGGCCCATATCCATGTTACTGCAGCTAGCTGACCGAATGGTGAAAAGGCCATCAGGTATACTTGACGATGTACTTGTGCAAGTTGGAAAATTCGTATTTCCAACagattttgtcattttggactgcAAGGTTGAtgaggagattcccataattttgggaaggtcgTTCTTTGCCACAGGGAGAGCTCTGATTGATTGTGAAACGGGGGAGCTAAAAATGAGGCTGAATAATGGAGAAATAACATTTAATGTGCAAAAGTCTATGCGGCAACCCGGTGAGTTTCCAAATTGCTCTTTGTAA